The Agarilytica rhodophyticola genome has a window encoding:
- the crcB gene encoding fluoride efflux transporter CrcB gives MHWLAVALGGSMGALCRYGLTLILPNTPGKLPLATFLANVVGSFLIGMFFVVIVEKSVLPAIWRQFAMVGFLGALTTFSSFSLESFQLLHSGHWKLALIYATSSVLACVFAAFGGYLIFNKLI, from the coding sequence ATGCATTGGTTGGCAGTAGCGTTGGGGGGCAGCATGGGTGCTTTATGTCGTTATGGGCTTACGCTTATACTGCCCAATACACCGGGAAAACTACCTTTAGCAACTTTTCTTGCCAATGTGGTCGGCTCATTTTTGATCGGTATGTTTTTTGTTGTCATTGTTGAGAAAAGCGTATTGCCCGCCATTTGGCGACAATTTGCTATGGTGGGCTTTTTAGGTGCATTAACGACCTTTTCTAGTTTTTCTCTAGAGTCATTTCAGTTACTGCATAGTGGTCATTGGAAATTAGCCTTAATTTACGCCACAAGCAGTGTCTTGGCCTGCGTTTTCGCAGCTTTTGGCGGATATTTAATATTCAATAAATTAATTTGA
- the clpA gene encoding ATP-dependent Clp protease ATP-binding subunit ClpA: MLSKELESTLNTAFKSARSKRHEFMTVEHLLLALVDNDSAAGVLRACGADLSLLRQDLSEFVDSTTPLIPEDDEERETQPTLGFQRVLQRAVFHVQSSGKNEVTGANVLVAIFSEQESQAVYYLKKQSVARIDVVNYITHGISKVSGSGGHSEQPEHHEDEGVGSGDGSQQNPLDSYATNLNEMAVLGRIDPLIGRDMELERLTQVLARRRKNNPLLVGESGVGKTAIAEGLAKKIVDGDVPEVLAQSTVYSLDMGSLLAGTKYRGDFEKRFKGLLAELKRRDHAVLFIDEIHTIIGAGAASGGVMDASNLLKPLLTSGDLRCIGSTTFQEYRGIFDKDRALSRRFQKIDVDEPNVEDTFKILKGLKSQFEAHHNLKYTDKALKAASELASKYISDRFMPDKAIDVIDEAGAFQQLQTESKRKKQIGVRDIEEIVAKIARVPAKTVSSSDKEQLAKLDDVLNMTVFGQETAIGAISSAIKLSRAGLTNHDKPIGSFLFSGPTGVGKTELCRQLAMAMGVELIRFDMSEYMERHTVSRLIGAPPGYVGFDQGGLLTEAVTKQPHCVLLLDEIEKAHPDVFNLLLQVMDHGSLTDNNGRSADFRNVILIMTTNAGAESMSRASIGFTKQDHSTDGMEVIKRTFTPEFRNRLDSIVQFGALSVDVIKTVVDKFLTELQSQLDDKKITMEITDEARDWLVENGYDEKMGARPMARIIQDRIKKPLAEMVLFGDLSDKGGTVIIDVKDNNIALRPELEAV, from the coding sequence ATGTTGAGTAAAGAATTAGAATCAACACTAAATACAGCATTTAAAAGTGCTAGATCAAAGCGTCACGAATTTATGACGGTTGAGCACTTGCTGCTTGCGTTAGTGGACAATGACTCTGCAGCAGGCGTTTTGCGGGCATGTGGTGCTGATTTAAGCCTTCTTAGGCAAGATCTTTCGGAGTTTGTTGATTCCACAACACCACTCATTCCAGAAGATGATGAAGAGAGAGAAACGCAGCCAACTCTGGGGTTTCAGCGCGTTCTCCAGCGAGCAGTATTCCATGTGCAGTCATCGGGTAAAAATGAAGTTACCGGTGCAAACGTGCTAGTCGCTATTTTTAGTGAGCAGGAAAGCCAGGCAGTTTATTACTTGAAAAAACAGAGTGTTGCACGTATTGACGTGGTCAATTATATCACTCACGGTATTTCCAAGGTGTCTGGTTCCGGCGGCCATAGCGAACAACCTGAGCATCACGAGGATGAAGGCGTAGGATCTGGTGATGGCTCACAGCAAAATCCGCTAGACTCATATGCGACAAATTTGAATGAGATGGCTGTATTAGGCCGTATCGATCCTTTGATAGGTAGAGATATGGAGCTTGAACGTTTAACACAGGTATTGGCCCGTCGCCGTAAAAATAATCCTCTTCTTGTTGGCGAGAGTGGTGTGGGTAAAACGGCTATTGCCGAAGGCTTAGCGAAAAAAATCGTCGATGGCGATGTGCCTGAGGTGCTGGCTCAGAGTACCGTATACTCCCTTGATATGGGGTCACTGCTGGCGGGTACTAAGTATCGCGGTGATTTCGAGAAACGCTTCAAGGGCTTGCTTGCTGAGTTAAAGAGACGAGATCACGCCGTATTATTTATTGATGAAATTCATACTATCATCGGTGCAGGCGCTGCTTCTGGTGGGGTTATGGATGCCTCCAACCTCCTCAAGCCTCTGCTGACTTCCGGCGACCTGCGTTGCATCGGCTCTACCACATTCCAAGAGTATCGCGGGATTTTTGATAAAGATCGCGCTCTTTCTCGTCGTTTCCAGAAAATTGATGTGGATGAGCCAAATGTAGAGGATACCTTCAAGATACTGAAAGGTTTGAAGTCCCAATTTGAGGCACATCATAACCTTAAGTATACAGATAAAGCCCTGAAAGCTGCTTCTGAACTTGCCAGCAAATATATCAGTGATCGTTTTATGCCTGACAAGGCCATCGATGTAATTGACGAGGCAGGAGCCTTCCAGCAACTGCAGACTGAGAGTAAGCGCAAAAAGCAAATTGGTGTGCGTGATATTGAAGAAATCGTCGCTAAAATTGCGCGAGTTCCAGCGAAAACAGTTTCTTCTTCTGACAAAGAACAGTTGGCCAAGCTTGACGACGTACTCAATATGACGGTATTTGGTCAAGAGACAGCCATCGGTGCTATTTCTTCCGCTATCAAATTATCTCGCGCTGGCTTGACTAATCACGACAAGCCTATCGGTTCGTTCCTGTTCTCTGGTCCTACTGGGGTGGGTAAAACTGAGCTGTGCCGGCAGTTGGCCATGGCGATGGGCGTCGAATTAATTCGTTTTGATATGTCGGAATATATGGAGCGTCATACTGTATCTCGTTTGATTGGTGCGCCTCCCGGTTACGTGGGCTTTGATCAGGGCGGATTGCTGACCGAAGCAGTTACTAAGCAGCCTCATTGCGTTCTTCTGTTGGACGAGATTGAGAAAGCTCATCCTGATGTGTTTAACTTGCTACTACAAGTTATGGATCATGGCTCGTTAACAGATAACAATGGTCGCTCGGCTGATTTCCGTAATGTCATTTTAATTATGACGACTAATGCCGGTGCCGAATCTATGAGTCGTGCTTCTATTGGCTTTACTAAGCAGGATCACAGCACCGATGGTATGGAGGTGATTAAGCGCACCTTTACACCAGAGTTCCGTAATCGTCTCGATAGTATTGTTCAGTTTGGAGCTTTGTCGGTAGATGTTATTAAAACAGTTGTCGATAAGTTTCTTACCGAACTTCAATCTCAGCTGGATGATAAGAAGATCACAATGGAAATCACCGATGAAGCGAGAGACTGGCTAGTGGAAAATGGCTATGACGAGAAAATGGGTGCTCGCCCAATGGCTCGCATTATCCAGGATCGCATTAAAAAGCCACTTGCAGAAATGGTGCTATTCGGAGATCTGTCTGATAAAGGCGGCACGGTAATAATAGATGTTAAAGACAATAACATCGCACTCAGGCCAGAACTAGAAGCGGTTTAA
- a CDS encoding DNA translocase FtsK: protein MAKKSAKEVEVIEEAQGAVVRILREGLLIALIALCVYLALALISYSANDPGWSKTGTGGPIQNAGGPAGAWLADVFFSMFGNLAFLFPIMLAYQVWLQLRHKSGINFDPLMLLLKFIGFLLVMLSATGIAVMQYGQSSNSLPFSSGGYLGLTTASAVDASFGYVGGSLMLSAMLLFGLTVFVEISWFGVMDSIGAGILWFINHIKQRFMMWRAGLQERKQIKQAVQERREAVKEESIRLEARIPPTIKPVKKKPDVSVRVQKEKQQKLFDDQPVVGELPQVSLLEPADKQSNKGYSEESLEAMSRLLELKLKDFGVIAEVVAVLPGPVVTRFETQPAPGVKVSKISNLAKDLARSLAVNSVRVVEVIQGKSVIGIEIPNEHREIVRLSEVISSDIYDKAKSPLTLALGHDISGEPVIADLAKMPHLLVAGTTGSGKSVGVNSMLVSMLYKSTPEEVRMILVDPKMLELSVYDGIPHLLTPVITDMKDAATGLRWCVGEMERRYKLMAALGVRNLAGFNKKIKDARKGGEPILDPLWTPEDEGVIEMENAQPPELDTLPFIVVVIDEFADMMMIVGKKVEQLIARIAQKARAAGIHLVLATQRPSVDVITGLIKANVPTRMAFQVSSKIDSRTILDQGGAEQLLGHGDMLYLAPGTAVTTRVHGAFIDDHEVHNVVADWKKRGEPDYLEDIFSESVQSIPVPGYSGDEGEGGGDSDDESDPLYDEAVAFVTESRKASISSVQRKLRIGYNRAARLIEQMETSGVVTAMASNGSREVIAPPAPKH from the coding sequence ATGGCTAAAAAATCAGCAAAAGAAGTGGAAGTAATTGAGGAAGCGCAGGGTGCGGTGGTGCGTATTTTACGTGAGGGGTTGTTAATTGCGCTGATTGCGTTATGCGTATATCTCGCCCTAGCACTTATTAGCTACAGTGCCAATGATCCCGGTTGGTCGAAAACTGGCACAGGTGGCCCAATTCAGAATGCTGGCGGTCCGGCAGGTGCTTGGTTGGCAGACGTGTTTTTCTCCATGTTCGGTAATTTGGCTTTTCTGTTTCCCATCATGTTGGCTTATCAAGTTTGGTTGCAATTGCGTCATAAAAGCGGAATTAATTTCGATCCATTAATGCTACTGCTTAAATTTATTGGTTTCTTACTGGTGATGTTATCGGCAACAGGTATCGCAGTAATGCAATATGGGCAAAGTAGCAACTCCCTGCCTTTTTCTTCTGGTGGCTATCTAGGGTTGACCACGGCCTCTGCGGTAGATGCATCGTTTGGTTACGTGGGCGGCAGCCTTATGTTGAGTGCCATGCTGCTGTTTGGACTCACAGTATTTGTTGAGATTTCCTGGTTTGGAGTGATGGACTCCATCGGGGCTGGCATTCTATGGTTTATTAATCACATTAAGCAAAGATTCATGATGTGGCGTGCAGGCTTGCAAGAAAGAAAGCAAATTAAGCAAGCGGTTCAGGAGCGGCGCGAAGCAGTGAAAGAAGAAAGTATTCGTCTTGAGGCCAGAATACCACCAACCATTAAGCCGGTGAAAAAGAAACCGGATGTTAGTGTTAGAGTGCAAAAAGAGAAACAACAGAAGTTGTTTGATGATCAGCCGGTGGTGGGTGAACTACCGCAAGTGAGTTTACTAGAGCCTGCCGATAAGCAAAGCAACAAAGGATATTCTGAAGAATCTCTGGAAGCTATGTCTCGTCTGTTAGAACTTAAGTTAAAAGACTTTGGGGTTATTGCTGAGGTAGTTGCGGTGCTGCCGGGCCCTGTGGTTACCCGGTTTGAAACCCAGCCAGCGCCGGGGGTTAAGGTGAGTAAAATCAGTAACCTGGCAAAAGATTTAGCCCGTTCCCTGGCGGTTAATAGCGTACGTGTGGTGGAAGTTATCCAGGGTAAATCTGTTATTGGTATTGAAATCCCCAATGAACACCGAGAAATTGTTCGTTTAAGTGAGGTGATCTCTTCAGATATATACGACAAGGCTAAATCGCCTCTAACTTTAGCGCTGGGGCACGATATTTCAGGCGAACCAGTGATTGCGGATCTGGCGAAAATGCCCCATTTATTGGTGGCGGGTACCACCGGATCAGGTAAATCTGTGGGGGTCAACTCCATGCTGGTAAGTATGCTGTATAAATCTACACCAGAAGAAGTGCGCATGATTTTGGTGGATCCTAAAATGCTTGAACTATCAGTGTATGATGGTATCCCACATCTTCTTACCCCCGTTATCACTGACATGAAAGATGCTGCCACAGGGCTGCGTTGGTGCGTGGGGGAAATGGAGCGCCGCTATAAATTGATGGCTGCTCTCGGTGTGCGTAACTTGGCTGGCTTTAACAAAAAGATTAAAGATGCCCGCAAAGGGGGAGAACCTATATTAGACCCCCTCTGGACACCAGAAGATGAGGGTGTTATCGAGATGGAAAACGCACAGCCTCCTGAGCTGGATACTTTGCCATTTATTGTTGTGGTGATTGATGAATTCGCTGACATGATGATGATTGTCGGTAAGAAGGTTGAACAGCTGATCGCCCGGATCGCGCAAAAAGCAAGGGCGGCAGGTATTCACCTGGTGTTGGCCACACAGCGTCCGTCAGTAGATGTCATTACTGGTTTGATCAAAGCCAACGTGCCCACCCGCATGGCTTTCCAGGTCTCTTCTAAAATTGACTCGCGCACCATTCTCGACCAAGGCGGCGCAGAGCAGTTACTGGGGCATGGTGACATGCTTTACTTGGCGCCAGGCACTGCGGTTACCACGCGTGTTCACGGTGCCTTTATTGACGATCACGAAGTGCACAATGTTGTTGCCGATTGGAAAAAACGGGGAGAGCCTGACTACCTTGAAGACATTTTCAGTGAGAGTGTTCAGTCCATCCCTGTGCCCGGTTACAGCGGCGATGAAGGCGAAGGTGGTGGCGATAGTGATGACGAATCAGATCCTCTTTATGATGAGGCGGTGGCTTTCGTCACTGAATCGCGCAAGGCTAGTATCTCTTCTGTTCAGCGTAAACTAAGAATCGGTTACAACCGCGCAGCGCGTTTGATTGAGCAAATGGAAACTTCCGGTGTGGTTACAGCGATGGCAAGCAATGGCAGTCGTGAAGTTATTGCCCCTCCCGCACCTAAGCACTAA
- a CDS encoding replication-associated recombination protein A: MDDLFGETQNIGQPLAARMRPSHLRDYIGQEHLLSDGKPLRTALERGQIHSMVFWGPPGVGKTTLARLLANEINGHFIAISAVLSGVKDIRAAVDEAKIQQLNYSRKTILFIDEVHRFNKAQQDAFLPYVEDGTVVFVGATTENPSFELNNALLSRCRVYVLKSLSDKQLHTLIHRALSDEALGLGKRKLEIEAEDLGLLAAAADGDGRKVLNLLEIASDLVEDGETIAHDVLQQVLSGDVRRFDKGGDLFYEQISALHKSVRGSDPDASLYWLMRMLDGGCDPKYVARRVVRMASEDIGNADPRGLQLALNAWEVQERLGSPEGELSIAQAVVYLACAAKSNAVYNAFKLARSDVKSLPSYDVPMHLRNAPTSLMKDMDYGDGYRYAHDEEGAFAVGEKYFPDEMDVRYYYQPVTRGLEIKIGDKLKHLRELNKNAQEDT, encoded by the coding sequence ATGGATGATTTATTTGGTGAAACTCAAAATATAGGGCAGCCGCTTGCAGCGCGTATGCGCCCATCTCATTTGCGTGACTATATTGGCCAAGAGCATTTACTTAGTGATGGCAAGCCGCTGCGCACCGCGTTGGAACGGGGTCAAATTCACTCAATGGTATTCTGGGGGCCACCAGGTGTCGGTAAGACTACGCTTGCGCGTCTGCTAGCGAATGAGATTAACGGCCATTTTATTGCGATTTCTGCAGTCTTATCGGGTGTTAAAGATATCCGCGCAGCAGTAGATGAGGCGAAAATTCAACAGCTGAATTATTCCCGCAAAACGATTTTATTTATCGATGAAGTCCATCGTTTTAATAAGGCACAGCAAGACGCTTTTTTGCCCTATGTGGAAGATGGTACTGTAGTGTTTGTCGGCGCAACCACCGAAAACCCTTCATTCGAGCTTAACAATGCATTGTTATCTCGTTGTCGAGTCTATGTACTAAAAAGTCTTTCTGATAAACAATTGCACACACTAATTCATCGTGCACTAAGTGATGAGGCTTTGGGCTTGGGTAAGCGAAAGCTTGAGATTGAGGCTGAAGATTTAGGTTTGCTGGCTGCAGCTGCAGATGGCGACGGCCGCAAAGTCCTTAACTTATTGGAAATTGCCAGTGATCTTGTTGAAGATGGAGAGACTATCGCCCACGACGTTCTCCAACAAGTATTAAGTGGCGATGTGCGCCGTTTCGATAAGGGTGGAGACCTATTCTACGAACAAATTTCCGCATTGCATAAATCTGTTCGAGGCTCAGACCCGGATGCCTCATTGTACTGGTTAATGCGTATGCTCGATGGTGGTTGTGATCCAAAGTATGTGGCTCGTCGTGTCGTGCGTATGGCCAGTGAAGATATTGGTAACGCTGATCCACGTGGCTTGCAATTGGCACTCAATGCTTGGGAAGTGCAAGAACGTCTTGGCAGCCCCGAAGGTGAGCTTTCTATTGCCCAAGCGGTGGTTTATCTTGCCTGCGCGGCAAAAAGTAATGCCGTGTATAATGCCTTCAAGCTTGCTCGTTCCGATGTCAAATCCCTGCCTAGCTATGATGTGCCTATGCACTTGCGCAATGCGCCCACAAGCCTTATGAAAGACATGGATTATGGTGATGGTTATCGCTATGCCCATGATGAAGAGGGTGCTTTTGCTGTCGGAGAGAAGTATTTTCCTGACGAGATGGACGTGAGATACTACTACCAGCCAGTAACACGCGGTCTTGAGATAAAAATTGGTGATAAACTCAAGCACCTGCGCGAGCTAAATAAAAATGCCCAAGAGGATACATAA
- the aat gene encoding leucyl/phenylalanyl-tRNA--protein transferase has protein sequence MHQLGWLGVEYDFPDTSNALDEPNGLLAVGGDLSPERLLRGYSKGIFPWYSDEQPILWWSPSPRMILEPNKLHVGRSARKLLNKQLFSITTDTVFARVIEHCASIERPEQDGTWITDEMRQAYLDLHKLGYAHSIEAWQGDRLVGGLYGLAMGKAFFGESMFSLVSGASKVAFIHLVHTLQKWDYKLVDCQIHTEYLASLGAQEVPREEFESLLKIAVSEPSEHTWQLTSTTNIA, from the coding sequence ATGCATCAATTGGGCTGGCTTGGAGTTGAATATGATTTTCCGGACACGTCAAATGCATTGGATGAACCCAACGGCTTACTCGCCGTTGGGGGCGACTTGTCGCCCGAGAGACTGCTAAGAGGCTACAGCAAAGGAATATTTCCGTGGTACAGTGACGAACAACCGATTCTTTGGTGGTCCCCCTCCCCTCGTATGATTCTTGAGCCAAATAAGCTTCATGTAGGCCGATCTGCTCGAAAACTTCTCAATAAGCAACTATTTTCAATTACAACAGATACCGTTTTTGCCCGGGTAATTGAGCACTGCGCATCAATTGAACGACCAGAACAGGACGGCACCTGGATAACAGACGAAATGCGACAAGCTTATCTCGATCTGCATAAGCTAGGTTATGCCCACTCTATTGAGGCCTGGCAAGGTGATCGTTTAGTAGGCGGGTTATACGGTTTAGCTATGGGCAAGGCGTTTTTCGGCGAATCCATGTTTAGTCTTGTCTCTGGCGCGTCAAAAGTTGCGTTTATTCACCTAGTTCACACACTACAAAAATGGGACTATAAACTCGTCGACTGTCAGATTCATACTGAGTATCTTGCCTCTTTGGGTGCGCAGGAAGTGCCTCGTGAAGAATTTGAATCACTGTTGAAAATCGCAGTCTCAGAACCAAGCGAACACACATGGCAACTAACATCAACGACGAACATTGCTTGA
- the trxB gene encoding thioredoxin-disulfide reductase, which yields MSDNKHHQLIILGSGPAGYTAAIYAARANLKPVVITGMQQGGQLTTTTEVENWPGGVADLQGPDLMVQMQQHAERFDTEVIFDHIHEVDLKQKPYTLKGNETYTCDALIIATGASAQYLGLPSEEGFMGKGVSACATCDGFFYRDQKVVVVGGGNTAVEEALYLANICKEVVLVHRRDSLRAEKILQDRLYDKEKNGNITIVWNHTLDEVLGDDTGVSGVRLKSTQDDSTQEIELTGVFIAIGHKPNTDIFEGQLEMNNGYIIVKSGIEGGATSTSAPGVFAAGDVADHIYRQAVTSAGSGCMAALDAEKYLDS from the coding sequence ATGAGTGATAACAAGCACCACCAACTAATTATCCTCGGCTCCGGCCCAGCTGGATACACTGCCGCAATTTACGCTGCCCGAGCCAACTTAAAGCCTGTAGTTATCACAGGAATGCAACAAGGCGGACAACTTACAACCACAACTGAGGTTGAAAACTGGCCTGGTGGTGTTGCCGACTTGCAAGGCCCTGATCTTATGGTGCAAATGCAACAACATGCTGAGCGCTTTGATACTGAGGTTATTTTTGACCATATCCACGAAGTAGATCTCAAGCAAAAGCCTTATACCTTAAAGGGTAATGAAACTTACACTTGTGATGCATTAATTATTGCAACAGGCGCTTCTGCACAATATCTAGGTCTTCCTTCTGAAGAAGGCTTCATGGGTAAAGGGGTTAGCGCATGTGCCACTTGCGATGGTTTTTTCTACAGAGATCAAAAAGTTGTTGTAGTGGGCGGTGGTAACACTGCAGTTGAAGAAGCGCTTTACTTAGCCAATATATGTAAAGAAGTAGTGTTAGTTCATCGTCGAGATAGCCTTCGCGCCGAGAAAATTCTACAAGATCGTCTGTATGATAAAGAGAAAAATGGCAATATTACCATTGTCTGGAATCATACTTTGGACGAAGTGCTAGGCGACGATACTGGCGTTAGCGGCGTGCGTTTAAAATCCACACAAGATGATTCAACACAAGAAATTGAATTAACTGGTGTATTCATTGCCATCGGCCACAAACCTAATACCGATATATTTGAAGGCCAGTTAGAAATGAATAACGGTTATATTATTGTCAAAAGTGGTATCGAAGGTGGAGCCACCTCAACCAGCGCTCCAGGTGTATTTGCCGCAGGTGATGTGGCGGATCATATATATAGACAAGCCGTCACTTCAGCAGGCTCAGGCTGTATGGCCGCACTGGATGCTGAAAAGTATCTCGATAGCTAA
- the infA gene encoding translation initiation factor IF-1 translates to MAKEDNFEMEGEVIDTLPNTTFRVKLENGHVVTAHISGKMRKNYIRILTGDKVKVEMTPYDLSKGRITYRAR, encoded by the coding sequence ATGGCAAAAGAAGACAATTTTGAGATGGAAGGTGAAGTTATCGATACACTTCCCAATACAACTTTTCGTGTAAAGCTAGAAAATGGACACGTAGTTACGGCCCATATATCTGGCAAGATGCGTAAAAACTATATTCGCATCCTTACCGGTGACAAAGTAAAGGTTGAAATGACACCTTACGACCTAAGCAAAGGCAGAATTACCTACCGCGCAAGATAA
- the cspD gene encoding cold shock domain-containing protein CspD, which produces MSRGTVKWFNNAKGFGFILPEDGGDDLFAHYSSIEMDGYRTLKAGQSVTFEIEEGDKGLHANHIKPEQAEKNSNPDNNQAETSELA; this is translated from the coding sequence ATGTCCAGGGGAACAGTTAAGTGGTTCAACAATGCCAAAGGATTTGGGTTTATTTTACCTGAAGATGGTGGCGATGACTTGTTTGCTCACTACTCATCCATTGAAATGGATGGCTATAGAACACTCAAGGCAGGTCAGAGTGTAACATTTGAAATAGAGGAAGGTGACAAAGGGCTTCATGCCAATCATATAAAACCTGAGCAAGCCGAAAAAAACTCGAACCCCGATAATAATCAGGCTGAAACTAGCGAGTTAGCCTAG
- the clpS gene encoding ATP-dependent Clp protease adapter ClpS encodes MGNLEKLQLTLSKEGDSDSLTGDDGGVAVQEEKPKLKRPPLYKVVLLNDDYTPMEFVVDVLQRFFSMGKENATRVMLTVHTEGKGVCGIFSRDIAETKAAQVNQYSKENEHPLMCEIEASDDSDPD; translated from the coding sequence ATGGGTAATCTTGAAAAACTTCAGCTAACATTAAGTAAAGAGGGCGATTCAGACTCGCTCACTGGTGATGATGGCGGGGTTGCGGTACAAGAGGAAAAGCCTAAACTCAAGCGTCCACCACTGTATAAAGTTGTTTTGCTTAATGACGATTATACTCCTATGGAGTTTGTTGTTGATGTGTTACAGCGTTTTTTCTCAATGGGCAAAGAAAATGCAACACGCGTGATGTTAACAGTGCACACTGAAGGCAAAGGGGTCTGCGGGATATTTTCGCGAGATATTGCTGAAACTAAAGCAGCACAAGTGAATCAATATTCAAAGGAAAACGAACATCCCTTGATGTGCGAAATCGAAGCTTCGGATGATAGCGATCCAGATTGA
- the lolA gene encoding outer membrane lipoprotein chaperone LolA: MKDLIHRFIFFALLLSFTSSCFAQGQASKNVVTEGGATQEFVTTLNALETMSGKFKQRISDNDDNELQVTEGEFRVKRPGYFLWKIAPPYEQVVVGTPSELKVYDPDLEQMTIYEKDSLAGSPAALISGDVKRISENYDVEYRGENNTFTLTHKNSEQGSFASLSFSFLQKGKKKLLNSMVFVDKLGQKTEISLSKLTINRTINDDIFQFVPPKDTDIIIDG; encoded by the coding sequence ATGAAAGACCTTATACATCGTTTTATCTTTTTTGCTTTATTACTCTCTTTTACCAGCTCATGCTTTGCCCAAGGCCAAGCTAGCAAGAATGTCGTAACCGAGGGTGGAGCTACGCAAGAATTTGTGACAACACTAAATGCTCTTGAAACCATGAGTGGTAAATTCAAGCAACGAATAAGTGATAATGATGATAATGAGCTGCAGGTGACCGAAGGGGAATTTCGCGTAAAGCGTCCTGGTTATTTTCTGTGGAAAATTGCACCGCCCTATGAGCAAGTGGTGGTGGGTACGCCTTCAGAACTTAAGGTATATGATCCAGATCTTGAGCAAATGACAATATATGAAAAGGATTCATTGGCAGGCAGCCCAGCGGCGCTTATCAGTGGTGATGTCAAACGTATTTCAGAAAACTACGATGTAGAGTATCGCGGTGAAAATAATACCTTTACGCTCACGCATAAAAATAGTGAACAAGGTTCCTTTGCCTCTTTGTCTTTTTCATTTTTACAAAAGGGTAAGAAGAAATTGCTCAATAGTATGGTATTTGTGGATAAACTGGGACAAAAAACAGAGATTAGTCTTTCGAAGCTAACGATTAATCGCACTATTAATGACGATATCTTTCAATTTGTTCCACCAAAAGATACCGATATTATTATCGATGGATGA
- a CDS encoding arginyltransferase translates to MTDLSELKLYATKPHPCSYLPGKDATTIFIDPDADMNGDIFSQLSELGFRRSGHHVYRPKCQDCRACVPIRIPVEEFKMSRSQKRCIKANRDVQTLIVDNIDTEEHYQLYANYIEQRHADGDMYPPSVQQYRDFLTSEWGITRYLEFRIENRLIAVSVCDLLDNGISAIYAFFDPNETKRSLGVFNILFQTQWAKELKLPFVYLGYWISKCKKMSYKVEYRPFQVLIENRWVVVKDYKS, encoded by the coding sequence TTGACAGATCTCTCTGAACTTAAGCTTTATGCAACCAAGCCTCATCCATGCTCATATCTGCCTGGGAAGGACGCCACAACAATATTTATCGATCCCGACGCAGATATGAACGGTGATATTTTTAGCCAATTATCCGAGCTAGGATTTCGCCGCAGTGGGCATCATGTATATCGTCCTAAGTGTCAGGACTGTCGCGCCTGTGTTCCTATCCGAATTCCTGTAGAGGAGTTCAAAATGAGCCGCTCTCAGAAGCGCTGTATCAAAGCGAACCGGGATGTACAAACCCTTATCGTAGACAATATCGATACCGAAGAACACTACCAGCTCTACGCCAACTATATAGAACAGCGTCATGCCGACGGAGATATGTACCCTCCTTCGGTTCAGCAATACCGTGACTTTTTAACCAGTGAATGGGGCATCACTCGCTATCTTGAGTTTCGAATAGAAAATCGTCTAATTGCGGTTTCTGTATGTGACCTGCTGGACAATGGAATCTCTGCTATTTATGCGTTTTTCGATCCAAACGAAACCAAGCGTAGCCTCGGCGTTTTTAATATCTTGTTTCAGACACAGTGGGCAAAGGAGTTGAAGCTCCCTTTTGTCTACTTAGGATATTGGATTAGCAAATGTAAGAAGATGAGCTACAAAGTTGAATACCGTCCCTTTCAAGTGCTCATCGAAAATCGCTGGGTCGTCGTGAAAGACTACAAATCATAG